One stretch of Podospora pseudoanserina strain CBS 124.78 chromosome 4, whole genome shotgun sequence DNA includes these proteins:
- a CDS encoding hypothetical protein (EggNog:ENOG503P7EQ) encodes MSPHKIISAPTRESLLSLPSPDYTLIKSLGNDRFLLRRNNDGLPLLGHYWTEYYQPSTSPVHTLVQRGGAAAAAVLNHENLVSLRGEAANWVPLKVNGKPVQAKQVLLLWDWCDGGSLEQFLEQSEKEIDISEVQNGGEFMPESFCWHVLTSVLRALQWLHQGIRETYGVVELDREGYGMGYVEHPGQRGRAGRLRVVNRMTLPTPEKGEKGGWKRARRDDDWFPVLHRDIRASKIFLQHPLGTETYGMVKLGDLRYCAVSGTVVSEGGFELDKVPVVAPERVQELGRYVEKDGGAYINGIGELRKRMVGWWKDAATVDKTERPYTAGNDLFSVGAILYHMMMGTQMVNPEECPVKGCGCIHLFDGPEKDEEASQLPGCTDGCPRPDTDIRRCFNNTGYTTELKQVVGALLRCNREVTWSASEAMEAAWKGYETWTRTTEDGRAYRDIYEDILFRRQNQERINGEVPEWTNNMAYQVRRSLNPNVAI; translated from the exons ATGTCCCCCCACAAAATCATCAGCGCCCCCACCCGGGAATCCCTCCtgtccctcccctccccggaCTACACCCTCATCAAATCCCTCGGCAACGaccgcttcctcctccgccgcaacAACGACGGCCTCCCCCTGCTGGGCCACTACTGGACAGAATACTACCAacccagcacctcccccgtccaCACCCTCGTCCAGCGCGgcggcgccgccgccgccgcagtgCTCAACCACGAAAACTTGGTTTCCTTGCGCGGCGAGGCCGCGAACTGGGTTCCCCTGAAAGTGAATGGTAAGCCCGTCCAAGCCAAGCAAGTCCTCCTTTTATGGGACTGGTGCGATGGAGGAAGTCTAGAACAATTCTTGGAACAGAgcgagaaggagattgatATCTCCGAGGTGCAGAACGGGGGGGAGTTCATGCCTGAGAGTTTCTGCTGGCATGTTCTCACCAGTGTTCTCAGGGCGTTGCAGTGGTTGCATCAGGGGATTAGGGAGACGTATGGGGTTGTGGAGCTGGACAGGGAGGGGTATGGGATGGGATATGTGGAACATCcggggcagagggggagggcggggaggcTGAGGGTTGTCAATCGAATGACGCTTCCGACCccggagaagggggagaaaggggggtggaagagggcgaggagggatgatgatTGGTTTCCTGTTTTGCATAGGGATATCAGGGCTAGTAAGATTTTTCTTCAGCACCCTCTCGGCACGGAGACGTACGGGATGGTCAAGCTGGGGGATTTGAGGTATTGTGCTGTTAGCGGGACGGTGGTCAgtgagggggggtttgagtTAGATAAGGTTCCTGTTGTGGCGCCGGAGAGGGTGCAGGAGTTGGGGAGGTATGTTGAGAAGGATGGGGGGGCGTACATCAATGGGATTGgggagctgaggaagaggatggtggggtggtggaaagatGCGGCAACGGTTGATaag ACTGAAAGACCATACACCGCCGGCAACGACCTCTTTTCTGTAGGAGCGATCCTCTACcacatgatgatgggcacaCAGATGGTCAACCCTGAAGAGTGTCCTGTCAAAGGTTGCGGGTGCATCCATTTGTTCGATGGTCCtgagaaggatgaggaagctTCTCAGCTTCCGGGCTGTACCGATGGGTGTCCTCGGCCGGATACCGACATCAGACGAtgcttcaacaacaccggcTACACGACTGAGCTCAAGCAGGTCGTGGGTGCGTTGTTGAGGTGCAACCGGGAGGTGACTTGGTCGGCGAGCGAGGCTATGGAGGCGGCGTGGAAGGGGTATGAAACGTGGACTCGCACGACCGAGGATGGACGGGCGTATCGGGATATTTATGAGGATATTCTGTTCAGGAGGCAGAACCAGGAGAGGATCAATGGCGAGGTGCCTGAGTGGACGAATAATATGGCTTATCAGGTCAGGAGAAGCCTCAACCCGAATGTGGCTATCTAG
- a CDS encoding hypothetical protein (EggNog:ENOG503PHU6), whose protein sequence is MVQTRSRVAALRKAVAAEPEESSSDSDSDASIPANPRPSNIKSPVTLRPNKASLPELNNGVNKKKRNASPSLETPARKRARAHKPTDPEDDEGVDETAMHVINAFSNRQTPNPKQKGIEVLLRSGGKPARRKRDGTSIEDTIDETPESVRNNRRPAPVVEEPEPAEEGLVEGEDSDHDEVHRRIAREDGSPELDSSPPKPKQPQQSRRVASRTLQPVATALAAPLRPATINNLKPTAPPRQLGEEKSSSSSHNILPTVEAEDELFVDQANNRQSDLEEEAESDDVDEQDRREEDWEKLEEIGAPDNGVQLAVIDDPDDVFEDEDEDDTALYPAIHILVPEVVDKRSIVTLDSEHLDTLRGMMGKEQWSDLGKFWELQIYSADGFRFDSESPATTPGNRCIRALYAFRECLVGLKCPRDLSRQNKHLVRVHRQLNEELTNVARKIVRVRNSLKQQTGNYKQQVSADIQQFIIPTLILTLRDLFLLGTLGYKAPRHQTLPPLPKSGQFTCVTVQYVSSITKRLSFLIQDLMEHCENEVAKKQLGWNDFSQVFDEWKFELQEKISAVNEEISRQEKIDRDKAIKQRRRQLLEIEAAKATEQWNRMAVSTQRLRHQPSPMAEKQRLADKYISPPQDPISPPRPRPDSNSRPYSSYIETVHTAPSTLQQPRVNAPQRRTSVIRAPWPPSRRRLGLAQSDQASSASSMMQSSAVKRPTNQPLIRQPWPLMRQAPPQSSPVRHQKKDVMVIDSSPEPEVFAVPDHIDTPSRQAKPRVELEVEEVEGEEVEEEEEEEEEEEEEEEVEEVREDVEEDEDDEEEEAFGKVWDNGERAFLVDQLEEAAVEGITRENLEEWAECFECSVPEVRQQISSLQKEGLWRGSL, encoded by the coding sequence ATGGTCCAAACGCGAAGCAGGGTCGCTGCTTTGCGCAAGGCCGTTGCCGCTGAACCTGAAGAAAGCAGCTCGGATTCTGACAGCGATGCATCCATCCCGGCTAACCCTCGCCCTTCTAACATCAAAAGCCCAGTCACCTTGCGCCCCAACAAGGCGTCTTTGCCTGAACTGAACAATGGGgtcaacaaaaagaagcggAATGCCAGTCCAAGCCTGGAGACGCCAGCCAGGAAGAGAGCCAGGGCCCATAAGCCCACCGATccggaggacgatgaggggGTAGACGAGACCGCCATGCATGTCATCAACGCGTTTAGCAACCGCCAGACGCCGAACCCGAAGCAAAAGGGTATTGAAGTCCTGCTTCGAAGCGGCGGCAAGCCTGCTCGACGAAAACGGGACGGGACCAGTATTGAAGATACGATTGACGAGACGCCCGAGTCCGTTAGGAATAACCGAAGGCCGGCGCCCGTTGTCGAAGAACCTGAGCCTGCAGAGGAAGGATTGGTCGAGGGGGAAGATTCTGACCATGATGAGGTCCATCGAAGAATCGCCAGGGAGGATGGTAGCCCAGAGCTTGACTCTTcgcccccaaaacccaaacaaccacagcaaagCCGACGTGTGGCATCTCGAACCCTACAACCAGTCGCGACTGCTTTAGCCGCACCTCTTCGACCTGCTACTATCAACAATTTGAAACCCACGGCCCCGCCCAGACAATTGGGCGAAGAAAAAAGCTCCAGCTCAAGTCACAACATTCTGCCCACCGTCGAAGCAGAAGATGAATTGTTTGTGGATCAAGCCAATAATAGGCAGTCAGActtggaagaggaagcgGAATCGGACGATGTTGATGAGCAGGATCGGCGCGAGGAAGATTGGGAAAAGCTCGAAGAAATTGGGGCACCAGATAATGGGGTTCAACTTGCCGTTATAGATGACCCAGATGATGTGTtcgaagacgaggatgaggacgacaCCGCACTTTACCCAGCCATCCATATTCTAGTGCCGGAAGTAGTGGACAAACGATCAATCGTAACTCTGGACAGCGAGCACCTGGACACGCTACGCGGGATGATGGGCAAGGAACAGTGGTCCGACTTGGGCAAGTTTTGGGAACTCCAAATCTATAGTGCAGATGGCTTCCGCTTCGACTCTGAGTCACCAGCCACCACGCCTGGAAATCGTTGTATAAGAGCACTCTACGCCTTTAGAGAATGCCTCGTTGGCTTAAAGTGTCCCCGTGATCTCAGCAGACAGAACAAGCATCTGGTTCGCGTGCATCGCCAACTGAATGAAGAGCTTACCAACGTGGCAAGGAAAATCGTCAGGGTCCGCAACTCGCTGAAGCAACAGACAGGAAACTACAAGCAGCAGGTCTCAGCTGATATCCAGCAGTTTATCATTCCGACATTGATCCTCACTCTACGGGACCTGTTTTTGCTCGGCACTCTGGGTTATAAAGCGCCACGGCACCAAAcgcttccccccctccccaaatcagGCCAGTTTACATGCGTCACCGTGCAATACGTTAGCTCGATCACGAAGCGACTTTCATTCTTGATCCAGGATCTCATGGAACACTGCGAGAACGAGGTTGCAAAAAAACAGTTGGGATGGAATGATTTCTCTCAGGTCTTTGATGAATGGAAGTTTGAACTACAAGAAAAGATTAGTGCCGTCAACGAGGAGATAAGCCGCCAAGAGAAGATTGATCGGGATAAAGCAATcaagcagaggaggagacagCTGCTGGAGATTGAAGCTGCCAAGGCTACTGAGCAGTGGAACAGAATGGCGGTGTCGACGCAGCGCTTGAGGCACCAACCTAGTCCGATGGCGGAAAAGCAGCGTTTGGCGGACAAGTATATCTCGCCTCCTCAGGATCCGATttctccgcctcggccgcgCCCCGATAGCAACAGCCGACCGTACAGCAGCTACATCGAGACTGTCCACACAGCTCCCTCCACATTGCAACAACCACGGGTGAATGCCCCCCAAAGACGAACTTCAGTAATACGAGCACCATGGCCTCCATCACGGCGCCGTCTAGGGTTGGCTCAGTCTGATCAAGCTTCATCGGCGTCATCGATGATGCAGTCTTCTGCGGTAAAGCGCCCCACGAATCAGCCTCTGATAAGGCAACCTTGGCCTTTGATGAGACAGGCTCCACCGCAGTCAAGTCCAGTCCGGCATCAGAAGAAGGATGTTATGGTCATTGATTCTTCGCCGGAGCCGGAAGTCTTTGCTGTCCCGGATCACATTGATACCCCTAGCAGGCAAGCGAAGCCACGGGTCGAATtagaggttgaagaagttgagggggaagaggtagaggaagaggaggaggaagaagaagaagaagaagaagaagaggaagttgaAGAAGTGCGTGaagatgttgaagaagatgaggacgatgaagaagaagaagcattTGGCAAAGTCTGGGATAatggggagagggcgttTCTTGTTGACCAACTTGAAGAAGCGGCGGTAGAGGGAATTACAAGGGAGAACTTGGAGGAGTGGGCTGAGTGCTTTGAGTGTTCTGTTCCAGAGGTTCGGCAGCAGATATCGAGCTTGCAAAAGGAAGGATTGTGGCGGGGGTCGCTGTGA
- a CDS encoding hypothetical protein (EggNog:ENOG503NVVI; COG:Q) encodes MGYPETFTGFCVDSPKTWNQYHLANLKPKPFGDNDVDVEIECCGVCGSDVHTVTGGWGEFEGPLCVGHEVVGKAVNVGKAVKGIKKGDRVGVGAQVWSCLKCDVCKSKNENYCPHMVDTYNAKYEDGSDAHGGWANYIRAHEYFTFKIPDEIPSAEAAPLLCAGITTYSPLVRADIGPGKVVGVIGIGGLGHLALQWAKALGAETYALTHSAHKVDDAKKLGAKDVIVTTEEGWADKNKFKFDMLLNCADATHKFNMADYFGTLKVGGEFHMVGIPNEPLPEMTAMAFVQNGVKLTGSHLGNHQEMDAMLKLAAEKGVRPVVQTVQISEEGCKEVVEKVKEGNVKYRFTLTGFDKAFAGK; translated from the coding sequence ATGGGCTACCCCGAAACCTTCACCGGCTTCTGCGTCGACTCTCCCAAAACGTGGAACCAATaccacctcgccaacctcaagcccaagccctTTGGCGACAacgacgtcgacgtcgaGATCGAATGCTGCGGCGTTTGCGGCTCCGACGTCCACACGGTAACCGGCGGCTGGGGTGAATTCGAAGGCCCCCTCTGCGTCGGCCACGAGGTCGTCGGGAAGGCCGTCAATGTCGGCAAGGCCGTAAAGGGCATCAAGAAGGGCGACCGCGTCGGTGTCGGCGCTCAGGTCTGGTCCTGCCTCAAGTGTGACGTCTGCAAGTCCAAAAACGAAAACTACTGCCCTCACATGGTCGACACCTACAACGCCAAGTACGAGGATGGCAGTGACGCTCATGGAGGCTGGGCGAATTACATCCGGGCGCATGAGTATTTCACTTTCAAGATCCCAGATGAGATCCCCTCTGCCGAGGCTGCACCACTGCTCTGCGCCGGTATCACGACTTACTCACCGCTTGTGAGGGCGGATATTGGCCctgggaaggtggtgggtgttATTGGTATCGGTGGCTTGGGTCATTTGGCACTGCAGTGGGCAAAGGCTCTTGGTGCTGAGACTTATGCTCTCACTCACTCGGCTCACAAGGTTGATGATGCGAAGAAGCTCGGAGCCAAGGACGTCATTGTCACCACGGAGGAGGGCTGGGCGGATAAAAACAAGTTCAAGTTCGACATGCTGTTGAACTGCGCTGATGCGACGCACAAGTTCAACATGGCGGATTACTTTGGCACGCTCAAAGTTGGTGGGGAGTTTCACATGGTGGGCATTCCCAACGAGCCGCTTCCTGAGATGACTGCGATGGCGTTTGTGCAGAACGGTGTGAAGCTTACGGGAAGCCATTTGGGCAACCATCAGGAGATGGATGCCATGCTCAagctggcggcggagaagggtGTCAGGCCGGTTGTCCAGACGGTTCAGATTTCGGAGGAGGGATGCAAGGAGGTTGTGGAAAAGGTCAAGGAGGGTAATGTCAAGTACCGGTTTACTCTGACGGGCTTCGACAAGGCGTTTGCGGGGAAATAG
- a CDS encoding hypothetical protein (EggNog:ENOG503NZC0), giving the protein MDDLSRMSDVESDFAVMDATPSTNRRRPGMVGAAATTESREGPSAFRSPLSKSRSLSDGGGAPKLSPSPCIVEASRRQSQDDIAIRDKDTDIAALRLPPSTPIRAGFPTRGLSLQMAPTEPSSPAPQPQAAGYVKQAPLSPKLDHSHIYASPTNILPRRSRGLDFSRAATSLHHSTLANQADPDSSPTIGSRAMNIPNRRSGDHAGADHAASSHWGTMGHHHQERMQISSSLGSTNHVLSESSSDSDEDDYMDEDMEEAYIMTPQASRTGMGHMAGGPSAPGWMPGSPAVSNFLSFQQRQRQRKQSTKKKMRGPLGLGFHSPAASGAISKSPPNNLINSRDLPHTRRESISWAANQLHISGNESDGQLEGLDSPSRPSIVRRAVTRRGNLLPKTKGFARIRAALAEEGAPIETEFRREAEVVRQVRESDMDLEPRLPPAPSAATTALSSPNLDSQVHPDEMMPDDAMMIEGSVASHNPTNNALGLSPATFKQQVLKNSKGKVFWDTFSESSSNGGAGPRTTTPPPPSFVTRASSSGVSLDDVNMDSPSSNSQSQNPFVLPLTTGTSSSGNGTPHQPPGGSMPSAAEITRRINSKRRRGDDDFNDPISIKRRAVSPGMSAHGSPVLQSPLQRGGEQGWGALSLGPAITTTVGQQGQGQGQGGGGSRPGSSVGGGGEGGNNGMAGSNNKRGRVGLQGMVDTNDGITRLSIE; this is encoded by the exons ATGGACGACCTGTCGAGGATGTCGGACGTGGAAAGCGATTTTGCCGTCATGGACGCTACTCCCTCGACCAACAGGAGACGGCCAGGGATGGtaggggcagcagcaacaacagaaaGCAGAGAAGGTCCAAGTGCCTTTCGGTCCCCCTTATCCAAGTCCAGGTCCTTATCGGACGGTGGAGGCGCGCCCAAACTCTCACCTTCGCCTTGCATAGTCGAGGCCAGCCGCCGGCAGAGCCAAGACGACATTGCCATACGCGACAAAGACACCGACATTGCAGCCCTCCGACTGCCGCCGTCAACTCCCATCCGAGCTGGGTTCCCCACGAGAGGCCTGTCTCTCCAGATGGCCCCGACTGAACCATCCTCACCGGCCCCTCAGCCGCAAGCTGCTGGCTACGTCAAGCAGGCCCCGCTCTCGCCCAAATTGGACCATTCACACATCTATGCCTCACCCACCAACATTCTGCCGCGTCGATCTCGCGGCCTTGACTTTTCCCGCGCCGCCACGAGCCTGCATCactccaccctcgccaaccagGCCGATCCCGACTCTTCGCCCACCATCGGGTCCCGCGCCATGAACATTCCCAACCGGCGCAGTGGCGACCACGCCGGCGCCGACCATGCTGCCTCGTCTCACTGGGGCACCAtgggacaccaccaccaggagcGTATGCAGATCTCGAGCTCCCTCGGCAGCACTAACCATGTGCTGTCCGAAAGCTCGTCCGActctgacgaggacgactacatggacgaggacatggaggaggCCTACATCATGACACCCCAAGCTTCTAGGACGGGCATGGGTCATATGGCCGGGGGGCCATCGGCGCCCGGATGGATGCCCGGGTCGCCAGCGGTCAGCAACTTTCTCAGcttccaacaacgccagcGACAACGCAAAcaatcaacaaaaaagaaaatgcgGGGACCTCTGGGACTGGGGTTCCACTCGCCCGCAGCCTCCGGCGCCATCTCCAAATcgccccccaacaacctgaTCAACTCCCGCGACCTGCCTCACACTAGGAGGGAGAGCATCAGCTGGGCTGCGAATCAGCTGCACATTTCGGGCAACGAGAGCGATGGACAGCTGGAGGGACTTGACAGCCCGTCACGGCCGAGCATCGTACGACGGGCcgtgacgaggagggggaatCTTCTT CCGAAAACAAAGGGTTTCGCCCGTATCCGCGCCGCCCTCGCTGAAGAGGGCGCTCCCATAGAAACCGAGTTCCGCCGCGAAGCCGAGGTGGTACGACAAGTCCGTGAGAGCGACATGGACCTCGAACCTCGACTGCCACCGGCCCCTTCGGCTGCGACGACAGCCTTGTCCAGccccaacctcgactccCAAGTCCACCCTGACGAGATGATGCCCGACGACGCCATGATGATCGAGGGATCGGTTGCGTCTCACAACCCGACCAACAACGCCCTCGGTCTCTCCCCGGCAACATTCAAGCAACAAGTGCTGAAAAACTCCAAGGGGAAGGTGTTTTGGGATACGTTCTCGGAAAGCAGCTCCAACGGCGGCGCGGGACCAAGGACAAccaccccaccgccaccatcgtTTGTAACGAGGGCTTCGAGCTCGGGGGTGTCGTTGGATGATGTGAATATGGACTCGCCGAGCTCTAACTCGCAGAGTCAGAACCCGTTCGTGCTGCCTCTGACGACGGGGACGAGCAGCTCGGGGAACGGGACGCCGCACCAGCCTCCTGGGGGGAGCATGCCGAGCGCAGCCGAGATTACGAGACGGATTAATAgtaagaggaggaggggggatgatgattttAATGATCCGATCAGTATCAAGCGGAGGGCGGTGAGCCCGGGGATGAGCGCGCACGGGAGCCCGGTCTTGCAGAGTCCGCTGCAGAGGGGCGGGGAGCAAGGGTGGGGGGCGTTGAGTTTGGGGCCTGCGATTACTACTACGGTGGGACAACAGGGGCaggggcaagggcaagggggaggagggtcgaGGCCGGGGAGTagcgttggtggtggtggcgagggtgggaaTAATGGGATGGCGGGGAGTAATAAtaagagggggagggttgggttgcaggggatggtggatACTAACGATGGGATTACTAGGTTGAGTATTgagtga
- a CDS encoding hypothetical protein (EggNog:ENOG503NYF3; COG:P), with product MDEKPQCGSGEEVGEYDLPLHVAGLFMVLAASIFGAGFPVVAKKVKWVKVPTSVFFACKHFGTGVLIATAFVHLLPVAFGNLTDPCLPDLFTTQYPAMPGVIMMGSMFCLFVLEMYLNAKMGGHSHGGAMGFEASGPALPQPESKPAYQHTHAPDHKRAPSRPPRYTAYSEFEIEDMDYEKRMAQKLYGEKMNTYPRSDNPFDDINELEVRSEMPPWFVVFYEQYVRQRLEMVNMIKSSHAALRKEQQHQYAEAEKRMSMLAPPPSLADSPYIDVETGKPVDPAVFKKMSMNITLLEGGILFHSVFVGMTISITIDGFVILLVAILFHQMFEGLGLGSRIAAVPYKQGSLRPWMLVLAFGCTCPIGQAIGLMVKDSYDPNSAFGLIIVGVFNAISSGLLLYASLVDLLAEDFLSEEADRTLTKKQKRDAFLWVLLGAAGMSVVGAFA from the exons atgGATGAAAAGCCGCAGTGTGGGagcggcgaggaggtcggagAGTATGACCTCCCGCTTCACGTCGCGGGTCTTT TCATGGTGCTGGCTGCCTCGATCTTTGGTGCCGGTTTCCCAGtggtggccaagaaggtAAAGTGGGTGAAGGTGCCTACCTCGGTGTTCTTCGCTTGCAAGCATTTTGGTACTGGTGTTCTGATCGCCACAGCGTTCGTTCAT CTTCTCCCTGTTGCGTTCGGTAATCTGACAGACCCATGTCTTCCGGATTTGTTCACCACTCAGTATCCCGCCATGCCTGGTGTCATCATGATGGGATCGATGTTCTGTCTTTTTGTTCTGGAGATGTATCTCAATGCCAAGATGGGTGGCCATTCCCACGGAGGTGCGATGGGATTCGAGGCTTCTGGGCCGGCCCTTCCACAGCCAGAGTCCAAGCCGGCCTaccaacacacacacgctCCCGACCACAAGAGAGCTCCGTCTCGCCCGCCGAGATACACCGCTTACAGCGAGTTCGAGATTGAGGATATGGACTACGAGAAGAGAATGGCGCAGAAGCTGTACGGCGAGAAGATGAACACCTACCCGCGCAGCGACAACCCCTTTGACGACATCAACGAATTGGAGGTTCGCTCCGAGATGCCGCCTTGGTTTGTGGTCTTTTACGAGCAGTATGTCCGCCAGCGGTTGGAGATGGTCAACATGATCAAGTCGAGCCATGCGGCCCTGAGAAAggaacaacaacatcaataCGCCGAAGCTGAGAAACGCATGAGCATGCTTGCGCCTCCCCCGTCCCTTGCCGATTCCCCGTATATCGATGTCGAGACTGGCAAGCCTGTCGATCCGGCCGTGTTCAAGAAGATGTCGATGAATATTACCTTGTTGGAGGGCGGTATCTTGTTTCATTCGGTCTTTGTCGGTATGaccatcagcatcaccatcgacgGCTTTGTTATTCTCCTGGTCGCTATCCTGTTCCACCAGATGTTTGAGGGTCTCGGTCTTGGTTCCAGAATTGCTGCTGTCCCCTACAAGCAGGGCAGTCTTAGGCCTTGGATGCTGGTGCTTGCTTTTGGTTGCACTTGCCCAATTGGGCAGGCTATTGGCTTGATGGTGAAGGATTCATATGATCCCAACAGTGCATTCGGGTTGATTATTGTTGGTGTTTTCAATGCCAT CTCGTCTGGTCTTCTTTTGTACGCTTCTCTTGTCGATCTGTTGGCTGAGGATTTCTTGTCCGAGGAGGCGGACAGGACCTTgaccaagaagcagaagagggACGCCTTCTTGTGGGTTTTACTGGGAG CTGCCGGCATGTCCGTTGTTGGTGCATTTGCCTAA
- a CDS encoding hypothetical protein (EggNog:ENOG503P7EQ) codes for PAFPATNHTLRDSTAIHQPKTKFISTCHLRFQPPTITTSPPPSISTPIATPHPPLEPTMSKPSPPPSPHPPLLLTKRVTAFLRANLSPSITAAILTTPTGSLLSHASSLPASALRRQCAVAASIWAVQSSSSASSQSSPQHTHKTRKHKSTPSLTVQLDSGLVAVCCLFAWVVKVKVKVKVKVKVKVKVKVKVKVKVKVKVKVKVKVKVKVRVRVRVRVRGQGQGQGQGQGQGQGQNQGQEQQQQQPEEGNEEGMGGKTPVGSPSANSEVGRASVMSGGTTSGQTVTSQTSASSAGVVMMRRQVEELARWLDEKLAGLCIPEEGIGLENLGRAGGEQLEMR; via the exons CCTGCCTTCCCCGCTACCAACCACACGTTGAGGGATTCAACGGCTATACACCAACCGAAAACAAAGTTTATTTCCACTTGCCATCTGCGAttccaaccacccaccatcacgaCATCGCCGCCACCTTCGATATCAACCCCCATCGCAacacctcacccccctctcgAGCCAACAATgtccaaaccctccccccccccctccccccacccccccctcctcctaacAAAACGCgtcaccgccttcctccGCGCCAATTTATCCCCCTCCATAACAGCAGCAATCctcacaacaccaaccggctccctcctctcccacgcctcctccctccccgcctccgcccTAAGAAGGCAATGCGCCGTCGCAGCCTCGATCTGGGCCGTCcagtcctcttcctccgcctcctcccaatcctccccGCAACACACCCATAAAACCCGAAAACacaaatccaccccctccctcaccgtcCAGCTCGACTCTGGCCTGGT TGCGGTATGCTGTTTATTTGCATGGGtggtcaaggtcaaggtcaaggtcaaggtcaaggtcaaggtcaaggtcaaggtcaaggtcaaggtcaaggtcaaggtcaaggtcaaggtcaaggtcaaggtcaaggtcaaggtcaag gtcagggtcagggtcagggtcagggtcaggggtcagggtcagggtcagggtcagggtcagggtcagggtcagggtcaaAATCAGGgtcaggagcagcagcaacaacaaccggaggaggggaatgaggaagggatggggggaaaaACACCAGTCGGGTCACCATCTGCAAATTCAGAAGTGGGAAGGGCGTCCGTCATGAGCGGCGGGACGACATCGGGGCAGACGGTCACGTCCCAAACAAGCGCGAgctcggcgggggtggtgatgatgaggaggcagGTGGAGGAACTAGCGAGGTGGTTGGACGAGAAGCTGGCGGGGTTGTGCATaccggaggaggggatcgGGTTGGAGAATTTGGGGAGGGCAGGAGGGGAGCAGCTGGAGATGAGGTAG